The Neobacillus sp. PS3-34 genome has a window encoding:
- a CDS encoding serine hydrolase: MAVVMSISLFSGVHKAEAEAQLNVNADGAILVDGESGKVLYEKNADSLLGIASMTKMMTEYILLDAIKHGRVKWDQEYSVSDLVYKISQDRSLSNVPLRRDGKYKLHELYEAMAIYSANGATIAIAETIAGSETNFVKMMNDRAKKLGLKDYKFVNSTGLNNSEYKGSHPGGSGDSDENVMSSRATAKLAYRLINDFPEVLKTASTPKKKFREGTDDEINMENWNWMLPSLVYGYEGVDGLKTGTTDFAGYCFTGTATRDGKRFITVVQNAKNDSGKGGYKARFDETRKMFDYAFSNFTKEELVPKHYQIKGNKTLPVIKGKEDSVKIYSKTPISMVVLNGEKGNYKPVLVLDKKKLNKDGELTAPVKKGEKVGYIKLVPKNGEKVSFLTEEGQQKVEADVVAANDVDKANWFILMMRGIGGFFGDLWDGISSAVKGWF; this comes from the coding sequence ATGGCGGTTGTAATGTCAATAAGCCTATTTTCTGGGGTTCATAAAGCAGAAGCAGAGGCTCAATTAAATGTAAATGCAGACGGTGCTATTTTAGTTGATGGTGAATCAGGAAAGGTTTTGTATGAAAAAAACGCTGACAGTCTGCTAGGGATTGCCAGTATGACAAAAATGATGACTGAATATATTTTATTGGATGCCATTAAGCATGGACGTGTAAAATGGGATCAGGAATATTCAGTGAGTGACCTTGTCTATAAGATCTCCCAGGACCGCAGTTTATCAAACGTACCTTTACGCCGTGATGGCAAATATAAGCTGCATGAGCTTTACGAAGCAATGGCTATATATTCAGCGAATGGTGCCACTATTGCGATAGCTGAAACCATTGCGGGTTCTGAAACTAATTTTGTAAAAATGATGAATGATAGAGCAAAAAAGCTTGGATTAAAAGACTATAAATTTGTTAACTCAACAGGTTTGAATAATTCGGAATATAAAGGTTCTCATCCAGGAGGATCTGGAGATAGTGATGAAAATGTCATGTCTTCCCGCGCTACAGCCAAGCTGGCTTATCGCCTGATTAATGATTTCCCTGAAGTACTCAAGACTGCCAGCACACCTAAGAAAAAATTCCGTGAAGGCACTGATGATGAAATCAACATGGAGAACTGGAACTGGATGCTACCAAGTCTTGTCTACGGATATGAAGGTGTAGATGGCCTTAAAACGGGTACTACTGATTTTGCCGGTTATTGCTTTACAGGTACTGCAACTCGTGATGGAAAGCGATTTATTACGGTTGTTCAAAATGCGAAGAATGATAGCGGAAAAGGTGGCTACAAAGCCCGTTTTGACGAAACAAGAAAAATGTTCGATTATGCTTTCAGCAACTTTACAAAAGAAGAGCTTGTACCTAAGCACTATCAGATTAAAGGGAACAAGACCTTACCTGTTATTAAAGGTAAAGAAGATTCCGTTAAGATTTATTCAAAAACACCAATCAGCATGGTGGTCCTAAATGGTGAAAAAGGAAATTACAAGCCTGTTCTCGTCCTTGATAAAAAGAAATTAAACAAAGACGGCGAACTCACAGCCCCGGTAAAAAAAGGGGAAAAGGTCGGATATATTAAATTAGTGCCTAAAAATGGCGAAAAAGTAAGCTTCCTCACTGAAGAAGGACAGCAAAAGGTCGAAGCTGATGTTGTTGCTGCCAATGATGTAGATAAAGCAAATTGGTTTATCCTTATGATGAGGGGAATTGGCGGCTTTTTCGGAGATTTATGGGACGGCATTTCTTCCGCAGTAAAAGGCTGGTTCTAA
- the guaB gene encoding IMP dehydrogenase: MWESKFAKEGLTFDDVLLIPAKSEVLPKDVSLHVELSANVKLNIPIISAGMDTVTEASMAISMARQGGLGIIHKNMSIEQQAEQVEKVKRSESGVITDPFFLTPDHQVFDAEHLMGKYRISGVPIVNNLEEQLLVGIITNRDLRFIQDYSFKISDVMTKEKLVTAPVGTTLKEAEKILQKHKIEKLPLVNEEGVLKGLITIKDIEKVIEFPNSAKDTQGRLLAGAAVGVTKDTMKRVNMLVKANVDVIVVDTAHGHSKGVVDTVKEIRSVYPELGIIAGNVATAEATRELIEAGADIVKVGIGPGSICTTRVVAGVGVPQITAVYDCATEARKHGKTIIADGGIKYSGDIVKALAAGGHAVMLGSMLAGTSESPGETEIFQGRRFKVYRGMGSIGAMEKGSKDRYFQEDNKKFVPEGIEGRLPYKGPLAETIFQLIGGIRAGMGYCGSKDLYDLREKAQFIRMTGAGLRESHPHDVQITKEAPNYSIS, translated from the coding sequence ATGTGGGAAAGTAAATTTGCCAAAGAAGGATTAACGTTTGATGACGTGCTGCTCATCCCAGCCAAATCGGAAGTATTGCCGAAGGATGTAAGCCTTCATGTTGAATTGTCTGCAAATGTTAAGCTTAATATACCTATAATCAGTGCGGGTATGGATACAGTGACTGAAGCATCAATGGCAATTTCGATGGCACGGCAGGGCGGACTAGGAATTATTCATAAAAACATGAGCATAGAACAGCAGGCTGAACAGGTTGAAAAAGTTAAACGGTCAGAAAGCGGAGTTATTACAGATCCTTTCTTTTTAACGCCTGACCACCAAGTTTTCGATGCAGAACATCTTATGGGAAAATATCGCATTTCAGGTGTTCCAATCGTAAATAATTTAGAGGAGCAGCTGCTGGTTGGAATTATTACGAACAGGGATCTACGATTTATTCAGGATTATTCCTTTAAAATTTCCGATGTTATGACAAAAGAAAAATTGGTAACTGCGCCGGTAGGCACAACCCTCAAAGAAGCGGAAAAAATCCTTCAGAAGCATAAGATTGAAAAGCTTCCATTGGTCAATGAAGAAGGGGTGCTTAAAGGGCTAATCACAATTAAGGATATTGAAAAAGTGATTGAATTCCCAAATTCGGCCAAGGATACGCAGGGACGGTTACTTGCAGGGGCAGCTGTAGGCGTGACGAAGGATACGATGAAGCGCGTGAACATGCTTGTTAAAGCAAATGTAGATGTTATTGTAGTCGACACCGCTCACGGTCATTCAAAGGGTGTTGTAGACACTGTTAAAGAGATTAGAAGCGTTTACCCTGAGCTCGGCATTATTGCAGGGAATGTGGCAACTGCTGAAGCGACAAGAGAGTTAATTGAAGCAGGAGCGGATATTGTCAAGGTTGGTATCGGTCCTGGATCGATTTGTACAACACGTGTAGTGGCGGGAGTTGGGGTGCCTCAAATTACAGCAGTATATGATTGTGCAACTGAAGCAAGAAAGCATGGAAAGACCATAATAGCGGACGGTGGTATTAAATATTCCGGAGATATCGTAAAGGCGCTGGCTGCAGGCGGTCATGCTGTTATGCTGGGAAGTATGCTGGCGGGAACTTCGGAAAGCCCGGGAGAAACGGAAATCTTCCAGGGGCGCCGCTTTAAGGTGTACCGTGGAATGGGTTCCATTGGCGCAATGGAAAAGGGTTCAAAAGACCGCTACTTCCAGGAAGATAACAAAAAATTTGTACCGGAAGGCATCGAAGGCCGCCTGCCGTATAAAGGGCCATTGGCTGAAACCATTTTTCAGCTTATTGGCGGAATCAGGGCTGGAATGGGCTATTGCGGTTCAAAGGACTTATATGATTTAAGAGAAAAAGCCCAATTCATCCGAATGACGGGAGCGGGCTTAAGGGAAAGTCACCCGCATGATGTCCAGATTACAAAGGAAGCACCAAATTATTCTATTTCCTAA
- a CDS encoding YaaC family protein gives MKLIHQFKGWNSLSFFFSAEYSQDFLKKCYKAHGFEDADKHSFEKSYAFLYYLEHGQVYYEQAEKAPLILKPILIFYGLAHLIKACILTIDPLYPENTSVLAHGVSARKRKKQNYQFFHDEVKFQKNGLFPFMGETMFHMKQLEGEKATMEELLRLIPEMDELFGQIESQRNFIKVHKKENEFFIPKEILDQYHMTENRFIDFLSSKSEVPVSFLNKDERLLSFSVEGNLFKKLTPFKYNFEEKSFMFPLRKTNSFLYPELMVHYLLLYNLSMIARYETEWWSELNKMMPNRDYPFIYSFLQTAMKKTPFLIYQFLMG, from the coding sequence ATGAAGTTGATTCATCAATTCAAAGGCTGGAATAGCCTTTCTTTCTTTTTCTCGGCTGAGTACAGCCAGGATTTTTTAAAAAAATGTTATAAAGCACACGGATTCGAAGACGCTGATAAACACAGCTTTGAAAAAAGTTATGCCTTTTTATATTATCTTGAACATGGACAGGTTTATTATGAGCAGGCTGAAAAAGCCCCTCTTATCCTAAAACCAATCCTGATCTTTTATGGACTGGCTCATCTGATAAAAGCATGTATTCTAACCATTGATCCCTTGTATCCTGAAAACACCTCTGTCCTGGCACATGGTGTATCTGCCAGGAAACGCAAAAAGCAAAACTATCAATTTTTTCATGATGAAGTAAAATTTCAAAAAAACGGACTCTTTCCTTTCATGGGAGAAACCATGTTTCACATGAAACAATTAGAAGGCGAAAAAGCCACCATGGAAGAATTACTTCGGCTGATTCCCGAGATGGATGAGCTTTTTGGGCAAATAGAAAGTCAACGAAATTTTATTAAAGTACATAAAAAGGAAAATGAATTTTTCATTCCCAAAGAAATATTGGATCAATACCATATGACAGAAAATCGTTTTATTGATTTTTTATCATCAAAATCTGAAGTGCCTGTTTCTTTCTTGAACAAGGATGAAAGACTGCTTAGCTTTTCAGTGGAAGGTAATCTTTTTAAAAAGCTTACCCCCTTCAAATATAACTTCGAGGAAAAATCGTTTATGTTTCCATTGAGAAAGACTAATAGTTTTTTATATCCGGAATTAATGGTTCATTATCTTCTTCTCTACAATCTAAGCATGATTGCACGTTATGAAACTGAGTGGTGGAGCGAACTGAACAAGATGATGCCAAACAGGGACTATCCATTTATTTATTCCTTTTTACAAACTGCCATGAAAAAGACTCCGTTTTTGATTTATCAGTTTTTGATGGGATAA
- a CDS encoding HD-GYP domain-containing protein, producing the protein MRVNINELQEGCILSHDIVGRTNRPIIPKKTVITKDLIDVLKAFLIQNADVEKTLITGMPFLPDGLLPEEDGADKTAFDNLSDLFLQSVSQFKKEFHSWQAGLPIDIAKIRALLLPVLMKMENNNSEVYNLYHYSTKDDYLYQHCLAVGIISAYIGNSMGLQKGDIVQLALAGCLADCGMAKINPAILHKKTSLTLSEYEEVKKHPIFSYRMVQNISVLRQETKLAILEHHERIDGSGYPLGEKEQKIHLYAKIIAVADIFHAMTSERLYRRKQSPFKVLEMISEDSFGKFDISIIKALVSGIINVSSGSRVLLSDGRIAEIIFIDEKQPIRPLVKIIDTEEMVQLEKNRQIFIEEILS; encoded by the coding sequence GTGCGTGTAAATATTAATGAACTTCAGGAAGGCTGTATTCTTTCCCATGATATAGTTGGCAGGACGAATAGGCCGATCATTCCCAAAAAAACAGTTATTACTAAAGATCTTATTGACGTTTTAAAAGCCTTTCTCATTCAAAATGCAGACGTTGAAAAGACACTTATTACGGGTATGCCCTTTCTTCCAGACGGTTTGTTGCCTGAAGAAGATGGTGCTGATAAAACAGCATTTGACAATTTAAGTGATTTGTTTCTTCAGTCTGTTTCTCAGTTTAAAAAGGAATTTCATTCCTGGCAGGCAGGTCTTCCTATCGACATTGCTAAAATAAGGGCACTCCTTCTCCCTGTATTGATGAAAATGGAGAATAATAATTCTGAAGTATATAATCTTTACCATTATTCAACTAAAGACGACTATTTATATCAGCATTGCCTGGCGGTAGGAATAATTAGCGCCTATATCGGAAACAGCATGGGACTCCAAAAAGGAGATATCGTCCAGCTTGCTCTTGCCGGCTGTCTTGCTGATTGCGGCATGGCTAAAATAAACCCGGCCATCTTACATAAAAAGACTTCCCTAACTTTATCGGAATATGAAGAGGTTAAAAAACACCCGATTTTCAGTTATCGGATGGTACAAAATATTTCCGTTCTGCGGCAGGAAACTAAGCTTGCGATACTCGAGCATCATGAAAGAATTGATGGAAGCGGTTATCCTTTAGGAGAAAAGGAACAAAAGATTCACCTTTATGCAAAAATTATTGCTGTAGCAGATATTTTCCATGCGATGACATCAGAAAGATTGTACCGTCGGAAGCAATCCCCATTTAAAGTACTCGAAATGATCTCAGAGGATAGTTTTGGAAAATTTGATATAAGCATTATCAAAGCATTAGTCTCAGGCATCATAAATGTTTCATCTGGCAGCAGAGTGCTCCTATCTGATGGAAGAATAGCAGAAATTATCTTTATAGATGAAAAACAGCCAATAAGGCCACTGGTGAAAATTATTGATACCGAGGAAATGGTACAGCTTGAGAAAAACAGACAAATTTTTATAGAGGAAATACTTTCTTAG
- the gyrA gene encoding DNA gyrase subunit A encodes MAETPNSQVKEINISQEMKSSFLDYAMSVIVSRALPDVRDGLKPVHRRILYAMHDLGMHSDKPYKKSARIVGDVIGKYHPHGDSAVYETMVRMAQDFNYRYMLVDGHGNFGSVDGDAAAAMRYTESRMSKISMELLRDINKDTIDYQDNYDGEEREPVVLPARFPNLLVNGTTGIAVGMATNIPPHQLGEVIDGVLAVSKDPEITTQELMDIIPGPDFPTGGLILGRSGIRKAYETGRGSITIRAKVEIEQKSNGKEVIIVNELPYQVNKARLIEKIAELARDKKIDGITDLRDESDRKGMRIVIEVRKDANAHVLLNNLYKQTALQTSFGINTLALVGGQPKVLNLKQCLVYYLDHQKVVIRRRTEFELRKAEARAHILEGLRIALDHLDEVIKLIRNSQTTDIAREGLMTSFNLSDKQAQAILDMRLQRLTGLEREKIEDEFQSLVKLIGELKAILADEEKVLEIIREELIEIKDRFNDKRRTEIVTGGLENIEDEDLIPRENVVITLTHNGYVKRLPVSTYRAQKRGGRGIQGMGTNEDDFVEHLITTSTHDTILFFTNKGKVYRSKGYEIPEFSRTAKGIPIINLLGVEKGEWVNAIIPIEEFVDDWFLFFTTKEGVSKRSPLTSFANIRNNGLIALNLRDGDELISVRLTDGSKEIIIGTKKGMLIRFPETDVRTMGRTATGVKGINLDSDDEVIGMEVLEEDSEILIVTQNGYGKRTPASEYRIQGRGGKGIKTCNVTDKNGPLVSMKAVTGEEDLMLITTAGVLIRMGVDGISTMGRNTIGVKLISIKESENEFVATVAKVEKEEEKLEELDELSDDADQEMDSSAVEQQDDNESENE; translated from the coding sequence ATGGCAGAAACACCGAATTCTCAAGTAAAAGAGATTAATATTAGCCAGGAAATGAAATCATCTTTCCTGGATTATGCCATGAGTGTTATTGTTTCCCGTGCACTTCCAGATGTTCGGGATGGATTAAAACCTGTTCACCGCCGTATTTTATACGCAATGCATGACCTTGGAATGCATTCCGATAAACCATATAAAAAGTCTGCCCGTATTGTTGGGGATGTTATTGGTAAATACCACCCCCACGGGGATTCTGCTGTTTATGAAACGATGGTTCGGATGGCACAGGATTTTAACTACCGCTATATGCTTGTAGATGGCCACGGCAACTTTGGTTCTGTAGATGGTGATGCAGCTGCAGCCATGCGTTATACAGAGTCACGCATGTCTAAAATCTCGATGGAATTACTAAGAGATATTAATAAAGATACAATTGATTACCAGGATAACTATGACGGTGAAGAAAGAGAACCTGTTGTGCTCCCTGCCCGTTTTCCTAATCTTTTGGTGAATGGTACGACAGGAATTGCAGTAGGTATGGCCACGAATATCCCGCCACACCAGCTGGGTGAGGTTATTGACGGTGTTTTAGCTGTCAGTAAAGATCCTGAAATTACGACCCAGGAACTAATGGATATTATTCCAGGACCGGATTTCCCAACCGGAGGTTTAATTCTCGGCAGAAGCGGAATCCGCAAAGCCTATGAAACTGGCCGCGGCTCGATTACAATACGTGCTAAAGTGGAAATCGAACAAAAGTCGAACGGAAAAGAAGTCATCATTGTTAATGAGCTTCCATACCAAGTGAATAAAGCAAGGCTTATTGAAAAAATTGCTGAGCTGGCACGAGATAAAAAAATAGATGGAATCACCGATTTACGTGATGAGTCAGACCGTAAAGGTATGCGCATTGTCATTGAAGTGCGCAAGGATGCCAATGCGCATGTCCTTTTAAATAACCTTTATAAACAGACTGCATTACAAACAAGCTTTGGAATCAACACTCTTGCGCTTGTCGGTGGCCAGCCAAAGGTATTAAACCTTAAGCAATGTTTGGTATATTACCTCGACCATCAAAAGGTAGTCATCCGCAGAAGAACAGAGTTTGAATTAAGAAAAGCTGAAGCTCGTGCTCATATTCTGGAAGGTTTAAGAATCGCTCTTGACCATCTGGATGAAGTCATCAAGTTAATTCGAAACTCACAAACAACCGATATTGCCCGCGAAGGGTTAATGACAAGCTTCAATCTTTCTGATAAGCAGGCGCAAGCAATACTTGATATGCGACTACAACGCTTAACAGGATTGGAAAGAGAAAAGATTGAAGACGAGTTCCAAAGCCTTGTTAAACTTATTGGGGAGTTAAAAGCTATTCTCGCTGATGAAGAAAAGGTCTTGGAAATCATTCGTGAAGAGTTAATAGAAATTAAGGATCGTTTCAACGATAAACGCAGGACAGAAATCGTCACCGGCGGATTAGAAAATATCGAGGATGAAGATCTGATTCCTCGTGAAAATGTTGTTATTACGCTTACCCATAATGGTTATGTTAAACGCCTGCCTGTTTCTACATACCGTGCCCAAAAACGGGGCGGCCGTGGTATTCAGGGAATGGGTACAAACGAAGATGACTTTGTTGAGCATTTAATTACGACTTCTACCCATGACACCATTCTTTTCTTTACGAACAAGGGTAAGGTGTACCGCTCGAAGGGCTATGAAATACCTGAATTTAGCCGTACAGCTAAGGGAATACCGATTATTAACCTTCTCGGAGTTGAAAAAGGTGAATGGGTAAACGCCATTATTCCTATTGAAGAATTTGTCGATGACTGGTTCTTATTCTTCACAACAAAAGAAGGCGTATCCAAGCGTTCTCCGCTTACCTCTTTTGCCAACATCCGTAACAACGGCCTAATTGCCCTGAATCTACGCGATGGAGATGAACTCATTTCCGTACGTTTAACTGACGGAAGCAAAGAGATTATTATTGGAACTAAAAAGGGTATGCTTATCCGCTTCCCTGAAACGGATGTCCGTACAATGGGCAGAACGGCTACTGGGGTGAAAGGCATAAACCTGGACAGTGACGATGAAGTTATCGGAATGGAAGTATTAGAGGAAGATTCCGAAATCCTTATTGTTACCCAAAACGGATATGGTAAACGCACGCCTGCCTCAGAATACCGCATCCAGGGAAGAGGCGGTAAAGGTATTAAGACCTGCAATGTAACAGATAAGAACGGTCCTCTTGTTTCCATGAAAGCTGTAACTGGAGAGGAAGACCTTATGCTGATTACTACAGCTGGTGTTCTAATCCGTATGGGTGTTGATGGCATTTCCACGATGGGACGAAATACGATTGGTGTTAAACTGATCAGTATTAAAGAAAGTGAAAATGAATTTGTGGCAACTGTAGCGAAGGTAGAAAAGGAAGAAGAAAAGCTAGAAGAGCTTGATGAATTATCCGATGATGCCGATCAAGAGATGGACAGTTCGGCTGTAGAACAACAGGACGATAATGAGTCTGAAAACGAATAA